The Actinocatenispora sera genome has a window encoding:
- a CDS encoding VOC family protein, with product MTTNTQLNDTSSAAVASLIMVNLDCADPARLAEFYHGVLGWEITFNEGDYAMISDGHTSIGFGRVPDYQPPAWPDTTGTKRYHLDLSVPDVSAAEQDCVRLGATVPEFQPGSTWQVLLDPAGHPFCLCKAS from the coding sequence ATGACAACGAACACCCAGCTCAACGACACTTCGTCCGCTGCCGTGGCCAGCCTGATCATGGTCAACCTGGACTGCGCCGACCCCGCCCGGCTCGCCGAGTTCTACCACGGCGTCCTCGGCTGGGAGATCACGTTCAACGAGGGCGACTACGCGATGATCTCCGACGGGCACACCTCGATCGGCTTCGGCCGGGTGCCCGACTACCAGCCGCCGGCGTGGCCGGACACCACCGGCACCAAGCGCTACCACCTGGACCTGTCGGTACCGGACGTGTCGGCCGCCGAGCAGGACTGCGTGCGGCTCGGCGCCACGGTGCCGGAGTTCCAGCCGGGCAGCACCTGGCAGGTGCTGCTGGACCCGGCGGGCCACCCGTTCTGCCTCTGCAAGGCGTCCTGA
- a CDS encoding helix-turn-helix transcriptional regulator: MRASRLLSLLLHLQVRGQVTGPELAARLQVSERTVQRDVEALAAAGIPIRSVRGPAGGYSLPGGYRTRLTGLGAAEAQALAFLGLSGAAEALGLSDQLDAAQHKLWAALSGDAREHADRSAQRFHLDPVRWYGSAEPTPALAGVAEAVWLDRRLRLRYAARGGTARERVVDPLGLVLAAGDWYLVARRDGARRTYRISRVLGAQALDEAADRPAGYDLAADWADARSQLESRHELVTVTVLADPAVLPGLHRVVAVAGQHLVDVAATEPVRLEVPFEGLAWAATALLGLGAGIEVLAPASLRERLAAEARAVADRYR, translated from the coding sequence GTGCGCGCCTCCCGACTGCTGTCGCTGCTGCTCCACCTCCAGGTCCGGGGTCAGGTCACCGGTCCGGAGCTGGCCGCACGGCTCCAGGTCAGCGAGCGCACCGTGCAGCGTGACGTGGAGGCGCTCGCCGCGGCCGGGATCCCGATCCGCTCGGTGCGCGGCCCGGCCGGCGGCTACTCGTTGCCGGGTGGCTACCGCACCCGGCTGACCGGCCTGGGCGCGGCCGAGGCGCAGGCGCTCGCGTTTCTCGGGCTGTCCGGCGCGGCGGAGGCGCTCGGGCTGTCCGACCAGCTGGACGCCGCGCAGCACAAGCTGTGGGCGGCGCTGTCCGGCGACGCCCGGGAGCACGCCGACCGCTCCGCCCAGCGCTTCCACCTCGACCCGGTCCGCTGGTACGGCAGTGCCGAGCCGACGCCCGCGCTCGCCGGCGTCGCCGAGGCGGTGTGGCTGGACCGCCGGCTGCGATTGCGGTACGCGGCCCGCGGGGGCACCGCCCGCGAGCGCGTCGTCGACCCGCTCGGGCTGGTGCTCGCCGCCGGCGACTGGTACCTGGTGGCCCGCCGGGACGGTGCGCGCCGCACGTACCGGATCTCCCGGGTGCTCGGCGCGCAGGCCCTGGACGAGGCGGCCGACCGCCCCGCCGGCTACGATCTCGCCGCCGACTGGGCCGACGCGCGCAGCCAGCTGGAGTCCCGGCACGAGCTGGTGACCGTCACGGTGCTCGCCGACCCCGCGGTACTGCCGGGCCTGCACCGGGTGGTCGCGGTGGCCGGCCAGCATCTGGTCGACGTGGCGGCCACCGAACCGGTGCGGCTGGAGGTTCCGTTCGAGGGTCTGGCCTGGGCGGCGACCGCGTTGCTGGGCCTCGGCGCCGGGATCGAGGTGCTCGCGCCGGCGTCGCTGCGCGAGCGGCTCGCCGCCGAGGCGCGTGCCGTCGCCGACCGGTACCGATAG
- a CDS encoding aldo/keto reductase: MRYTTLGRTGLEVSRIAFGTWQLGGEWGSFDADDAVAAIRRARELGVTFFDTAQGYGFGASEELLARGLAPELSGDRDSVVIATKGGIDPGGPRPRNASREYLRAGVESSLRALGVEYIDLYQVHWPDAATPAEETATALQELVDEGKIRHVGVSNYGVEQLAAFDAVRPVESLQPPYHLFQRGIEEKVLPYCQAHDIGVLVYSPLASGLLTGTWTEDVSFDDTDWRSKATAFTGDALRGNLAIVEQLKQFAAAKGVSVAQLSIAWTLARPGVDVAIVGARRPRNIADSLAAADLTLTADELARIDEITANAVHFIGASPEGVA; this comes from the coding sequence ATGCGGTACACGACCCTGGGCCGTACCGGGCTGGAGGTTTCCCGGATCGCGTTCGGCACCTGGCAACTCGGCGGGGAGTGGGGGAGCTTCGACGCGGACGACGCGGTGGCGGCCATCCGGCGAGCCCGGGAGCTCGGCGTGACGTTCTTCGACACCGCGCAGGGCTACGGCTTCGGTGCCTCGGAGGAACTGCTCGCCCGCGGCCTGGCGCCGGAGCTTTCCGGCGACCGCGACAGCGTTGTCATTGCCACCAAGGGCGGCATCGACCCGGGCGGGCCGCGGCCCCGCAACGCCAGCCGCGAGTACCTGCGGGCCGGCGTCGAGTCGAGCCTGCGCGCGCTGGGTGTCGAGTACATCGACCTGTACCAGGTGCACTGGCCGGACGCGGCGACCCCGGCGGAGGAGACTGCGACCGCGCTGCAGGAGCTGGTCGACGAGGGCAAGATCCGGCACGTCGGGGTGTCCAACTACGGCGTGGAGCAGCTGGCCGCGTTCGACGCGGTGCGACCGGTGGAGAGCCTGCAGCCGCCGTACCACCTGTTCCAGCGCGGGATCGAGGAGAAGGTGCTGCCGTACTGCCAGGCGCACGACATCGGCGTGCTGGTGTACAGCCCGCTCGCGTCCGGCCTGTTGACCGGCACCTGGACCGAGGACGTGAGCTTCGACGACACCGACTGGCGGTCCAAGGCGACCGCGTTCACCGGTGACGCGCTGCGCGGCAACCTCGCGATCGTCGAGCAGCTCAAGCAGTTCGCCGCGGCCAAGGGTGTCTCGGTGGCACAGCTGTCGATCGCCTGGACGCTCGCCCGACCCGGCGTGGACGTGGCGATCGTGGGCGCCCGCCGGCCCCGCAACATCGCCGACAGCCTGGCCGCCGCGGACCTCACCCTGACCGCGGACGAGCTCGCCCGCATCGACGAGATCACCGCGAACGCCGTCCACTTCATCGGCGCGAGCCCGGAAGGCGTCGCCTGA
- a CDS encoding DUF3626 domain-containing protein, protein MTAGAALDDFARRALRLVAARAAGPPLAAGVAVTVHFHPDRLVAGDTVLAGLARSGRYLSQFVTGVSNGGLSAYRGGARWGWESRLFGGAYDAAPPDARPVYGAVMTPARVVGAAPRFGSSFLRLAPETLERTTFCYPDSVFEPDEVGTARCMSLLARAEADDLELLDSYVEAHVHGGVRLDRDVAALVLDRCYRDTEVARLAATLPCPVEWHPGFRLGVDELRRHPDYRGADAVELGAEIAVDGALDPAVLGAAAATGRYDPQQLKRVWHLVARFGAPDRTAG, encoded by the coding sequence TTGACCGCGGGGGCCGCGCTCGACGACTTCGCTCGCCGGGCGTTGCGGCTGGTCGCGGCGCGTGCGGCCGGTCCACCGCTGGCCGCCGGCGTCGCGGTGACGGTGCACTTCCATCCGGACCGGCTGGTGGCCGGCGACACGGTGCTCGCCGGCCTGGCCCGCTCCGGCCGGTACCTGTCGCAGTTCGTCACCGGGGTCAGCAACGGCGGCCTGAGCGCGTACCGGGGTGGCGCGCGGTGGGGCTGGGAGAGCCGGCTGTTCGGCGGCGCGTACGACGCGGCGCCGCCGGACGCCCGCCCGGTGTACGGCGCGGTCATGACCCCGGCGCGGGTCGTCGGAGCCGCACCCCGGTTCGGCTCCTCGTTCCTGCGGTTGGCGCCGGAGACGCTGGAGCGCACCACGTTCTGCTACCCCGACAGCGTCTTCGAACCGGACGAGGTCGGTACGGCGCGGTGCATGTCGCTGCTCGCCCGGGCCGAGGCGGACGATCTGGAGCTGCTGGACTCCTACGTCGAGGCGCACGTGCACGGCGGGGTCCGGCTCGACCGGGACGTGGCCGCGCTGGTGCTCGACCGCTGCTACCGCGACACCGAGGTGGCCCGGCTGGCGGCGACGCTGCCCTGCCCGGTCGAGTGGCATCCCGGCTTCCGGCTCGGCGTCGACGAGTTGCGCCGCCACCCGGACTACCGCGGGGCCGACGCCGTCGAGCTGGGCGCCGAGATCGCGGTCGACGGTGCGCTGGACCCGGCCGTACTCGGCGCCGCGGCCGCCACCGGCAGGTACGACCCGCAACAGCTCAAGCGGGTCTGGCACCTGGTGGCGCGGTTCGGCGCCCCGGACCGTACGGCCGGCTGA
- a CDS encoding lysoplasmalogenase, producing MTRSGGGSGAARVLLAAYVVGAVVELTAVAQHWTLVDRASKPLLMPLLAAYLLVRLGARLRVLPVVVGLAFACGGDIALLVSGTAFFALGMGLFAVTHACYLVAFLRSGALAGLRRRTWVPVLYALGWLALLVVMHDRVSVPLLVALCCYGVVLYAMASGAACLDAVLGLGGLLFAVSDTMIALNTGGLRLPAHDLAVMLTYLLAQGVLVVRFAGLVTSARVRAGSR from the coding sequence ATGACGCGGTCGGGTGGTGGGTCCGGGGCGGCGCGGGTGCTGCTCGCCGCGTACGTGGTGGGTGCCGTCGTCGAGCTGACCGCGGTGGCGCAGCACTGGACGCTCGTCGACCGGGCGAGCAAGCCGCTGCTGATGCCGCTGCTCGCGGCGTACCTGCTGGTCCGCCTCGGTGCCCGGCTGCGGGTGCTGCCGGTGGTGGTCGGCCTCGCGTTCGCCTGCGGCGGCGACATCGCGCTGCTGGTGTCGGGCACGGCGTTCTTCGCGCTGGGCATGGGGCTGTTCGCGGTGACGCACGCGTGCTACCTGGTGGCGTTCCTGCGGTCCGGCGCGCTCGCCGGGCTGCGCCGCCGCACCTGGGTCCCGGTGCTGTACGCGCTGGGTTGGCTGGCGCTGCTGGTCGTGATGCACGACCGCGTCTCGGTGCCGCTGCTGGTCGCGCTCTGCTGCTACGGTGTCGTGCTGTACGCGATGGCGTCCGGCGCGGCGTGCCTGGACGCGGTGCTCGGCCTGGGCGGGCTGCTGTTCGCGGTGTCGGACACGATGATCGCCCTGAACACCGGCGGGTTGCGGCTGCCGGCGCACGACCTCGCGGTGATGCTCACCTACCTGCTCGCCCAGGGGGTGCTGGTGGTGCGGTTCGCCGGGCTGGTCACTTCGGCGCGTGTCCGCGCAGGTAGCCGATGA
- a CDS encoding NAD(P)H-binding protein, protein MEQILVTGATGHVGRQVVEQLVAAGHPVRAMTRSPATAALPAPVETVAGDLADPASLTAALDGVGAVFLIWPFGHPGGAEAAVAAMAERAERIVYLSTLGAATGEDGIIGMHGRLEQLVESAGPAWTLLRPCGFAVNTLGWAAQIRRGDEVRAPYPGLVRPLIDERDIAAVAVEALTTGGHDGARHPLTGPAALSQLEQVATIGEVLGRPLRFVEIDRAQARRNLIAVGLGEHFADSVLAGQAAQLDNPEPVLGTVADLTGRPAHSYRDWVAAHRADFTG, encoded by the coding sequence ATGGAGCAGATCCTGGTCACCGGCGCCACCGGGCACGTCGGTCGGCAGGTGGTCGAGCAGCTGGTGGCCGCGGGGCATCCGGTTCGGGCGATGACCCGCAGCCCGGCGACCGCGGCGCTGCCGGCGCCGGTCGAGACGGTGGCCGGCGACCTGGCCGACCCGGCGAGCCTGACCGCCGCGCTGGACGGGGTCGGCGCGGTGTTCCTGATCTGGCCCTTCGGGCACCCGGGCGGTGCCGAGGCGGCCGTCGCCGCGATGGCCGAACGGGCGGAGCGGATCGTGTACCTGTCCACGCTCGGCGCGGCGACCGGCGAGGACGGCATCATCGGCATGCACGGCCGGCTGGAGCAGCTGGTGGAGTCGGCCGGGCCGGCCTGGACGCTGCTGCGGCCCTGCGGGTTCGCCGTCAACACGCTCGGTTGGGCCGCCCAGATCCGCCGCGGCGACGAGGTGCGGGCGCCGTACCCGGGGCTGGTCCGGCCGCTGATCGACGAGCGGGACATCGCCGCGGTCGCGGTCGAGGCGCTCACCACCGGCGGCCACGACGGGGCCCGCCACCCGCTCACCGGTCCGGCGGCGCTGAGTCAGCTCGAGCAGGTCGCCACCATCGGCGAGGTACTCGGCCGGCCGCTGCGGTTCGTCGAGATCGACCGGGCGCAGGCGCGGCGCAACCTGATCGCCGTCGGGTTGGGCGAACACTTCGCCGACAGCGTGCTCGCCGGTCAGGCCGCACAGCTGGACAACCCCGAGCCGGTCCTCGGCACCGTCGCCGACCTGACCGGTCGGCCGGCCCACTCGTACCGGGACTGGGTGGCCGCGCACCGGGCCGACTTCACCGGCTGA
- a CDS encoding FGGY-family carbohydrate kinase, giving the protein MDGAGPARYLGVDIGTSVAKLALFDEDGTVLRTAGRSVPLQHPAPGHVEQDAAAVFAAVAELAREVCPTPADAPRLVAVTGQGDGCWLLDDDAQPVGPALSWLDARAGDVLADWDRAGVTEAIYRRTGNSLFPGAQAPLLAWLDKHQPDRLARAATAGYCKDMVFGRLTGVRATDASDASMPFGDATGSRYDSGVLDACGLAHRAGLLAPVVTPLPTGTVTAGAAALTGLPAGVAVTGGPYDLPACAAGGGVTEFGAGLLTLGTTLACQVLVSTVDKSGTRAGMHLATGTPGRWLRAMPAMVGTASLDWLLALLGRGHDQLDGMLRETAPGAGGVEVLPYLAPSGERAPFVDPAARGQFTGIELTTTGAQLVRALCEGLGYAARQCLEAAGLSGRLVVCGGGTRSLPWLEIFASVLGRPLELARSPEVGARGAVLAGLAALGEPVEVAAWTRPDRLIDPDPAAVSYYEDGYRRYLANQDAARPRWRR; this is encoded by the coding sequence GTGGACGGTGCGGGCCCGGCGCGCTACCTGGGCGTCGACATCGGTACGTCGGTGGCGAAGCTGGCGCTGTTCGACGAGGACGGCACCGTGCTGCGCACCGCCGGCCGCAGCGTGCCGCTGCAGCATCCGGCGCCGGGTCACGTCGAGCAGGACGCTGCCGCGGTGTTCGCCGCGGTGGCCGAGTTGGCTCGCGAGGTGTGTCCGACGCCGGCCGACGCGCCGCGGCTGGTCGCGGTGACCGGGCAGGGCGACGGCTGCTGGCTGCTGGACGACGACGCCCAGCCGGTCGGACCGGCGCTGTCCTGGCTGGACGCCCGGGCCGGCGACGTACTGGCCGACTGGGACCGGGCGGGCGTGACCGAGGCGATCTACCGGCGCACCGGCAACTCGCTGTTTCCCGGCGCGCAGGCACCGCTGCTGGCCTGGCTGGACAAGCACCAGCCGGACCGGCTGGCCCGCGCCGCCACCGCCGGGTACTGCAAGGACATGGTGTTCGGCCGGCTGACCGGGGTGCGCGCCACCGACGCCTCCGATGCCTCGATGCCGTTCGGCGACGCGACCGGCAGCCGGTACGACAGCGGCGTGCTCGACGCCTGCGGGCTGGCGCACCGGGCGGGGCTGCTCGCGCCGGTCGTGACGCCGCTGCCGACCGGCACGGTGACCGCGGGCGCCGCGGCGCTCACCGGGCTGCCGGCCGGCGTCGCGGTCACCGGCGGACCCTACGACCTGCCGGCGTGCGCGGCCGGGGGCGGCGTCACCGAGTTCGGTGCCGGCCTGCTCACGCTCGGTACCACGCTGGCGTGCCAGGTGCTCGTGTCCACTGTGGACAAGTCGGGTACCCGGGCCGGGATGCACCTGGCCACCGGCACGCCGGGGCGGTGGCTGCGAGCGATGCCGGCGATGGTCGGTACCGCGTCGCTGGACTGGCTGCTCGCCCTGCTCGGCCGCGGGCACGACCAGCTCGACGGGATGCTGCGCGAGACCGCGCCCGGCGCCGGCGGGGTCGAGGTACTGCCCTACCTGGCGCCGTCGGGGGAGCGGGCACCGTTCGTCGATCCGGCCGCCCGCGGCCAGTTCACCGGGATCGAGCTGACCACGACCGGCGCGCAGCTGGTGCGCGCGCTGTGCGAGGGACTCGGGTACGCGGCGCGGCAGTGCCTGGAGGCCGCCGGGCTGTCCGGCCGGCTGGTGGTGTGCGGCGGCGGGACCAGGTCGCTGCCGTGGCTGGAGATCTTCGCCTCGGTGCTGGGCCGGCCGCTGGAGCTGGCCCGCAGCCCCGAGGTCGGCGCCCGCGGCGCGGTGCTCGCCGGCCTCGCCGCGCTCGGCGAGCCGGTCGAGGTCGCGGCGTGGACCCGGCCCGACCGCCTCATCGACCCGGACCCGGCCGCGGTGTCGTACTACGAGGACGGCTACCGCCGCTACCTCGCCAACCAGGACGCGGCCCGGCCCCGCTGGCGCCGCTGA
- a CDS encoding carbohydrate ABC transporter permease — MTQTLSAPTGTAVPPPARPRRVRRGRGGAVLGVVAWIVGIAFFFPVAWMVFTSLHSEQAAATNPPDLTAPLTTDGYREFFATNPWPYLINSATASVVSTALVVVLALFAGYALAIRPVRKWSDVLFFFLTTKMLPAVAGLLPVYLIAQHIGLLDNIWLMVILYTAMNLPIAVWMMHSFLAEVPVAILEAAALDGARLPTVMRRVILPIASPGIAATALICFIFAWNEMLFARVLTGVVAGTAPVFLTSFVTTQGLFLAKVCAAATAISIPVLVAGFAAQNKLVQGLSLGAVK, encoded by the coding sequence ATGACGCAGACGCTTTCGGCGCCGACCGGCACCGCCGTGCCGCCGCCGGCCCGGCCCCGCCGGGTACGACGCGGCCGGGGCGGCGCCGTCCTCGGGGTGGTCGCCTGGATCGTGGGGATCGCGTTCTTCTTCCCGGTGGCGTGGATGGTGTTCACGTCGCTGCACTCCGAGCAGGCCGCCGCCACCAACCCTCCGGATCTCACCGCGCCGCTGACCACCGACGGGTACCGCGAGTTCTTCGCCACCAACCCGTGGCCGTACCTGATCAACTCGGCCACCGCGAGCGTCGTGTCCACCGCGCTGGTGGTGGTGCTCGCCCTGTTCGCCGGTTACGCGCTGGCGATCCGGCCGGTACGCAAGTGGTCGGACGTGCTGTTCTTCTTCCTGACCACGAAGATGCTGCCGGCGGTCGCCGGGCTGCTGCCGGTGTACCTGATCGCCCAGCACATCGGGCTGCTGGACAACATCTGGCTGATGGTCATCCTGTACACCGCGATGAACCTGCCGATCGCGGTGTGGATGATGCACTCGTTCCTGGCCGAGGTACCGGTGGCGATCCTGGAGGCGGCCGCGCTGGACGGGGCCCGGCTGCCGACCGTGATGCGCCGGGTGATCCTGCCGATCGCCTCCCCCGGCATCGCCGCCACCGCGCTGATCTGCTTCATCTTCGCCTGGAACGAGATGCTGTTCGCCCGGGTGCTCACCGGTGTGGTGGCCGGCACCGCGCCGGTGTTCCTGACCAGCTTCGTCACCACTCAGGGGCTGTTCCTCGCCAAGGTGTGCGCGGCGGCCACCGCGATCTCGATCCCGGTCCTGGTCGCCGGGTTCGCCGCACAGAACAAGCTGGTCCAGGGGCTGTCGCTCGGCGCCGTGAAGTGA
- a CDS encoding carbohydrate ABC transporter permease, with translation MTTVSLPAPAGVRPRRVAARWARRGPLLPALLFTIVVTQLPFAATLVISFTDWNALYPDRRGFAAFGNYTAVLGDPQLRSSILTTVILTVSVVLVSLVLGLAIALLLDRRFHGRAIVRTMLIAPFLVVPVAAALLWKHALYNPEYGLFNGILTGIFGPGAAQPDWISDAPMFSVVSSLVWQWTPFMMLILLAGLQSRSPEVLEAARVDGAGALAVFRHITLPHLRQYLELGALLGCIYIVQNFDAVFTITAGGLGTANLPYTIYQTFYQAHDYGRASAAGVIVVIGSMIVATFALRVVSSLLKQEADR, from the coding sequence ATGACGACCGTGTCGCTGCCGGCCCCCGCCGGCGTACGACCGCGCCGGGTGGCGGCTCGGTGGGCCCGCCGCGGTCCGCTGCTGCCGGCGCTGCTGTTCACGATCGTGGTCACCCAGCTGCCGTTCGCGGCCACGCTGGTCATCTCGTTCACCGACTGGAACGCGCTCTACCCGGACCGGCGCGGGTTCGCCGCGTTCGGCAACTACACCGCGGTACTCGGCGACCCGCAGCTGCGCTCCTCGATCCTGACGACCGTCATCCTCACCGTTTCGGTGGTGCTGGTCAGCCTGGTACTGGGCCTCGCGATCGCGCTGCTGCTGGACCGCAGGTTCCACGGCCGGGCGATCGTGCGCACCATGCTGATCGCGCCGTTCCTGGTGGTACCGGTCGCCGCGGCGCTGCTGTGGAAGCACGCCCTCTACAACCCCGAGTACGGGCTGTTCAACGGCATCCTGACCGGGATCTTCGGTCCGGGTGCCGCGCAGCCGGACTGGATCTCCGACGCGCCGATGTTCTCGGTGGTGTCCAGCCTGGTCTGGCAGTGGACGCCGTTCATGATGCTGATCCTGCTGGCCGGGCTGCAGTCGCGCTCGCCGGAGGTGCTGGAGGCGGCGCGGGTCGACGGCGCCGGCGCGTTGGCGGTGTTCCGGCACATCACGCTGCCGCACCTGCGGCAGTACCTGGAGCTCGGCGCGCTGCTCGGCTGCATCTACATCGTGCAGAACTTCGACGCGGTGTTCACCATCACCGCGGGCGGGCTCGGCACCGCGAACCTGCCCTACACCATCTACCAGACGTTCTACCAGGCACACGACTACGGACGCGCGTCGGCGGCCGGGGTGATCGTGGTGATCGGCTCGATGATCGTCGCCACCTTCGCGCTGCGGGTCGTGTCGTCGCTGTTGAAGCAGGAGGCGGACCGATGA
- a CDS encoding ABC transporter substrate-binding protein has translation MSRFLPGRTRLLGAALALGVTAAALTACGGAGGGTSASGHSINVLMVNNPQMVDLQKLTAANFTKQTGIKVNFTVLPENDARDKFTQDFSSQAGRYDVATISNYEVPFYAKNNWITPLDSYTAKDTAFDQSDILKPIQSSLSSGGKVYAEPFYGESSFLMYRKDVFAAKHLTMPAHPTWQQVADLAAKADGAKPGLKGICLRGQPGWGEVIAPLTTVVNTMGGTWFTKDWQAQVDTGGFKKATQFYVDLVRKHGEAGAAQAGFTECLNDFEQGKVAMWYDATSAAGSLEGSDSKVAGKVGYVPAPVDKTSSSGWLYSWAFAIQKASKHTDDAWKFISWACGKGYLKLVGNKLGWAQVPPGTRTSTFANPEYQKAAKAFYPAMQTAIDTAKPTDPGVQPRPTVGIQFVDIPEFTDLGTQVSQQISSAIAGRTSVSAALSRSQQLAAAVAKKYQ, from the coding sequence ATGTCCAGGTTCCTGCCGGGCCGCACCCGGCTGCTGGGTGCCGCGCTGGCGTTGGGGGTCACCGCGGCCGCACTGACCGCGTGTGGCGGTGCCGGCGGCGGCACCTCCGCCTCCGGCCACAGCATCAACGTGCTGATGGTCAACAACCCGCAGATGGTCGATCTGCAGAAGCTGACCGCCGCGAACTTCACCAAACAGACCGGCATCAAGGTCAACTTCACGGTGCTGCCGGAGAACGACGCCCGGGACAAGTTCACCCAGGACTTCTCCAGCCAGGCCGGCCGGTACGACGTCGCCACGATCAGCAACTACGAGGTGCCGTTCTACGCGAAGAACAACTGGATCACGCCGCTGGACTCGTACACGGCGAAGGACACCGCGTTCGACCAGTCCGACATCCTCAAGCCGATCCAGTCGTCGCTGTCGTCCGGCGGCAAGGTGTACGCCGAGCCGTTCTACGGCGAGTCGTCGTTCCTGATGTACCGCAAGGACGTGTTCGCGGCCAAGCACCTGACGATGCCGGCGCACCCCACCTGGCAGCAGGTGGCCGACCTCGCCGCGAAGGCCGACGGCGCCAAGCCCGGCCTCAAGGGCATCTGCCTGCGCGGGCAGCCCGGGTGGGGCGAGGTGATCGCGCCGCTGACCACCGTGGTGAACACGATGGGCGGTACCTGGTTCACCAAGGACTGGCAGGCACAGGTCGACACCGGGGGCTTCAAGAAGGCCACCCAGTTCTACGTCGACCTCGTGCGCAAGCACGGTGAGGCGGGCGCCGCGCAGGCCGGCTTCACCGAGTGCCTCAACGACTTCGAGCAGGGCAAGGTCGCCATGTGGTACGACGCCACGTCGGCGGCGGGCAGCCTGGAGGGCAGCGACTCGAAGGTCGCCGGCAAGGTCGGCTACGTGCCCGCGCCGGTGGACAAGACCAGCTCGTCGGGCTGGCTGTACTCGTGGGCGTTCGCGATCCAGAAGGCGTCGAAGCACACCGACGACGCGTGGAAGTTCATCTCCTGGGCCTGCGGCAAGGGCTACCTGAAGCTCGTCGGCAACAAGCTCGGCTGGGCCCAGGTGCCGCCCGGCACGCGTACCTCCACGTTCGCCAACCCGGAGTACCAGAAGGCGGCGAAGGCGTTCTACCCGGCGATGCAGACCGCGATCGACACGGCGAAGCCGACCGACCCGGGGGTGCAGCCGCGGCCGACGGTGGGCATCCAGTTCGTCGACATCCCCGAGTTCACCGACCTGGGTACCCAGGTGTCGCAACAGATCTCGTCGGCGATCGCCGGCAGGACGTCGGTCTCGGCGGCGCTGTCCCGCAGCCAGCAGCTGGCCGCCGCGGTGGCCAAGAAATACCAGTAG
- a CDS encoding DeoR/GlpR family DNA-binding transcription regulator, translating to MQADERQHRILSLARSNGGVEVTRLAEELAVAPETVRRDLKLLEQHGLIRRTHGGAYPVETATFETTLAMRTTRRVPEKRRIAAAAVEQLGDAATVFVDEGFTPQLVAEALPTDRELTVLTASLSTAAAVAEAGAANVLMLGGRVRGRTLATVDHWVTNMLSGFVIDLAFIGANGISRQHGLTTPDPAVAAVKGCAVRAARRRVFVGIHTKFGVSSFCRFADIGQFEALITDTGLPATEARRLSMLGPQVMRV from the coding sequence ATGCAGGCCGACGAACGACAGCACCGGATCCTGTCGCTGGCGCGCAGCAACGGCGGGGTCGAGGTCACCCGGCTGGCCGAGGAGCTCGCGGTCGCGCCGGAGACGGTCCGCCGGGACCTGAAGCTGCTGGAGCAGCACGGGCTGATCCGCCGCACCCACGGCGGTGCGTACCCGGTGGAGACGGCGACGTTCGAGACCACGCTGGCGATGCGTACCACCCGGCGGGTGCCGGAGAAGCGGCGCATCGCCGCGGCCGCGGTCGAGCAGCTCGGCGACGCGGCCACCGTGTTCGTCGACGAGGGGTTCACCCCGCAGCTGGTCGCCGAGGCGCTGCCCACCGACCGGGAGCTGACCGTACTGACCGCCTCGCTGTCCACCGCCGCCGCGGTCGCCGAGGCCGGCGCGGCGAACGTGCTGATGCTCGGCGGCCGGGTCCGCGGCCGGACCCTGGCCACCGTGGACCACTGGGTGACGAACATGCTGTCCGGGTTCGTCATCGACCTGGCCTTCATCGGCGCGAACGGCATCTCCCGGCAGCACGGCCTGACCACGCCGGATCCGGCGGTCGCGGCGGTCAAGGGGTGCGCGGTACGGGCGGCGCGCCGGCGCGTGTTCGTCGGCATCCACACGAAGTTCGGCGTCTCCAGCTTCTGCCGCTTCGCCGACATCGGTCAGTTCGAGGCGCTCATCACCGACACCGGGCTGCCGGCCACCGAGGCGCGCCGGCTGTCCATGCTCGGTCCGCAGGTGATGCGGGTCTGA